In Candidatus Contubernalis alkalaceticus, the genomic window TCTCTGACTGTTACCGCTCTTTTAGGAAAGAATACGGCAATAGGCGTTTCATGCTCCGGCAATACTCGGGATAGCGCAGCCTGATGGCTTCCATGAGGTATGGCGCAAAGCTGCAGTCAAGCAGTTTATAGGGGGTAGAGCGGTTTTCTTTATGGAAACGGTTCCTATGCCCGTATTTCACAAGCAGGTATTCTTTAATCTCACCAAAAAGATGCCTCCTGTGCCTGGCTTCAAACTCCTTAATCATTTTTTATTTATTCCATTAATCTCGCAAACTATATATATAAAAAGAGAATACCAGTTAAAAAACCGACATTCTCTCATAATTGCCCAGTCTCAAATTTGCTTTATATTGCGTAATATAACATGCCTGAACACTCTAATCTACGCACTGTCTGGGTTAAACAAAAACATCACCCTCTTCCTGCAATGTCTTCGGCACGATTAAACCCCATCTTTTAACAAGGACACCGTCCCCGTTCAATGCTTCTTCATTTAGATATTTCTTCATATTACCGGTTCTTTTTTCCATTACGCTCAACAAATTTTTCTTTATTCCCAATGACTCTTGGTGTCTCTCAAAGAAATATCCTGCTTTTTTATATAGAACTTTTTTATCATACATCTCTACCAAAACCGCACCTGAGGAACCGACAACATGCTCGGTCCAGTCTATGAGGTAAGCTACCGAAATTATTGACAGGCTGCCAATAAAGCTAGAAATTAAGCAGAGTAGGATGAAAATTTTT contains:
- a CDS encoding DUF6075 family protein; translated protein: MIKEFEARHRRHLFGEIKEYLLVKYGHRNRFHKENRSTPYKLLDCSFAPYLMEAIRLRYPEYCRSMKRLLPYSFLKER